One Brassica oleracea var. oleracea cultivar TO1000 chromosome C7, BOL, whole genome shotgun sequence genomic window carries:
- the LOC106306575 gene encoding transportin-1-like, translated as MAATTVWQPRDDGLAEIFTLLEQQISPSSAVDKSQIWKQLEHFSQFPDFNNYLVFILVRAEGKAIGIRQAAGLLLKNNLKRVWISMAQENQKYIKSELLPCLGAVDRHIRTTVGTIISEVVNIEGVSGWLELLPALVSCLDSNDLNHMDGAMDALSKICEDIPQVLDSEVPGLAERPINIFLPRLYQFFQSPHASLRKLALGCVNQYVIIMPAALYNSMDKYLQGLFVLANDPVAEVRKLVCAAFVHLTEVLPSSIEPHLRNVMEYMLQVNKDPDEEVALEACEFWSAYCDAQLPTENLKEFLPRLIPVLLSNMAYADDDESLLDAEEDESQPDRDQDLKPRFHTSRLHGSEDFDDDDDDSFNVWNLRKCSAAAIDVLSNVFGDEILPALMPLIQAKLSASGDEAWKEREAAVLTLGAIAEGCFNGLYPLLSEIVAFLLPLLDDKFPLIRSISCWTLSRFGKYLIQEIGNPKGYEQFEKVLMGLLRRLLDSNKRVQEAACSAFATVEEDAAEELVPHLQVILQHLMCAFGKYQRRNLRIVYDAIGTLADSVREELNKPAYLEILMPPLVAKWQQLSNSDKDLFPLLECFTSISQALGVGFAPFAQPVFQRCMDIIQLQLLAKVDPASAGAQYDREFIVCSLDLLSGLAEGLGSGIESLISPSNLRDLLLKCCMDEASDVRQSAFALMGDLARVYPAYLQPRMVEFLEIASQQLSANLIRENLSVANNACWAIGELAVKVRQEVSPIVTNVASSLGLILQHGEAVNKSLVENSAITLGRLAWIRPDLVAPHLEHFMKPWCLALSTVRDDIEKEDAFRGLCAVVKVNPSGGVSSLVFICKAIASWHEIRSEDVNNEVSQVLNGYKQLLGNSWAECLSALEPPVKERLARYV; from the exons ATGGCGGCGACGACGGTCTGGCAGCCCCGAGACGACGGCCTCGCCGAGATCTTCACTCTTCTCGAACAACAGATTTCTCCTTCCTCCGCCGTTGACAAGTCTCAGATTTGGAAGCAGCTCGAGCACTTCTCCCAGTTCCCCGATTTCAACAACTATCTCGTCTTCATCCTCGTCCGCGCTGAG GGTAAGGCCATAGGGATTCGTCAAGCTGCTGGATTACTGCTCAAAAACAATTTGAAGCGTGTATGGATCTCTATGGCTCAAGAAAACCAAAAATACATCAAGTCAGAGCTGCTGCCTTGTCTTGGAGCTGTGGACAGACATATTCGGACAACTGTTGGAACCATCATCAGTGAAGTTGTCAATATAGAGGGGGTTTCTGGATGGCTCGAGCTTTTGCCAGCTCTTGTAAGTTGTTTAGACAGTAATGATCTGAATCACATGGATGGTGCAATGGATGCATTGTCAAAG ATTTGTGAGGATATCCCACAAGTATTGGATTCAGAAGTGCCTGGTTTAGCAGAACGCCCTATCAACATTTTCCTGCCTAGGCTATATCAG TTTTTCCAGTCGCCTCATGCTTCACTGAGGAAGCTTGCCCTGGGTTGTGTGAACCAATATGTCATCATAATGCCTGCT GCTTTGTACAATTCAATGGACAAGTACCTTCAGGGGTTGTTTGTCCTCGCCAATGATCCTGTAGCAGAAGTCAGAAAATTA GTCTGCGCAGCATTTGTGCATCTGACGGAAGTCCTCCCCTCGTCTATAGAG CCACATCTCAGGAATGTAATGGAGTACATGCTACAAGTTAACAAAGACCCTGATGAAGAAGTGGCTTTAGAAGCATGTGAATTTTG GTCTGCATACTGTGATGCTCAGCTACCTACAGAGAACTTGAAAGAGTTTCTGCCACGCCTAATTCCA GTGTTGCTCTCAAACATGGCTTATGCAGATGACGATGAGTCGCTTTTGGATGCCGAG GAAGATGAGTCTCAACCAGACAGAGATCAG GATTTGAAACCTCGTTTTCATACATCAAGACTTCATGGATCAGAGGATTTTGATGACGAT GATGATGACTCGTTTAACGTGTGGAATTTAAGAAAGTGCAGTGCAGCAGCTATTGACGTTCTCTCTAATGTATTTGGAGATGAAATCCTTCCAGCACTCATGCCCCTTATTCAG GCAAAATTATCAGCTTCTGGTGATGAGGCCTGGAAAGAAAGGGAAGCTGCTGTTTTGACCCTTGGGGCTATTGCTGAAGGCTGCTTTAATGGTCTCTACCCTCTCTTGTCCGAG ATCGTAGCATTTCTTCTTCCGCTTTTAGATGATAAATTCCCTCTCATAAGAAGCATATCTTGCTGGACGCTTTCTCGATTTGGAAAGTATCTTATCCAG GAAATTGGCAATCCAAAGGGCTATGAGCAGTTTGAGAAAGTTCTTATGGGTCTTCTCCGTAGACTCTTGGATTCGAACAAGCGGGTCCAGGAGGCTGCCTGTTCAGCTTTTGCAACTGTTGAAGAG GATGCTGCTGAAGAGTTGGTCCCACACCTGCAAGTAATACTGCAGCATCTAATGTGCGCTTTTGGAAAGTACCAG AGGAGGAACTTAAGAATTGTATATGATGCTATTGGAACACTGGCAGATTCGGTTAGAGAAGAGTTAAACAAG CCGGCTTATCTTGAGATCCTGATGCCTCCACTTGTCGCAAAGTGGCAACAACTTTCAAACTCAGACAAAGATCTATTTCCATTGCTGGAATGCTTCACATCTATTTCTCAG GCTTTAGGTGTCGGATTCGCTCCATTTGCTCAGCCTGTTTTCCAGAGATGCATGGATATCATCCAACTACAACTCCTTGCTAAG GTTGATCCTGCTTCTGCTGGAGCTCAGTACGACAGAGAATTCATTGTATGTTCCCTTGATTTGCTTTCGGGACTTGCTGAAGGGCTTGGCAGTGGGATAGAGTCTCTG ATATCACCAAGTAATCTCAGGGATCTGCTTCTCAAATGTTGCATGGATGAAGCTTCTGATGTCAGACAAAGTGCTTTTGCTCTTATGGGTGATCTTGCAAGA GTATACCCGGCCTACCTACAACCCCGCATGGTTGAGTTCCTTGAAATTGCAAGCCAGCAACTG AGTGCAAACCTCATTAGAGAAAACCTTTCTGTCGCCAATAATGCTTGTTGGGCCATTGGAGAATTAGCGGTCAAG GTTCGTCAAGAAGTCTCACCGATCGTGACCAACGTTGCCTCTTCCCTAGGCCTGATTCTTCAGCATGGAGAG GCTGTCAATAAGTCGCTAGTTGAAAACAGTGCAATTACCCTCGGAAGACTAGCATGGATTCGTCCAGACCTCGTCGCACCTCACTTGGAGCATTTCATGAAGCCATGGTGCTTGGCATTGTCAAC GGTACGTGATGACATTGAGAAAGAAGATGCATTTAGAGGGTTATGTGCAGTG GTAAAAGTGAATCCATCAGGAGGTGTCAGCTCACTTGTTTTCATATGTAAAGCCATTGCAAGCTGGCAT GAAATAAGAAGCGAGGACGTCAATAACGAAGTCTCCCAAGTGCTGAACGGCTATAAACAG TTGCTGGGAAACTCATGGGCGGAATGTTTGTCTGCTTTGGAACCTCCTGTTAAAGAAAGGCTTGCGAGATATGTTTGA